A single Bifidobacterium asteroides DNA region contains:
- a CDS encoding ABC transporter ATP-binding protein/permease, with the protein MLQIEHISKQYKTGDFVQQALNDVSVNLRDNEFVAILGPSGSGKTTLLNIIGGLDRYDQGDLIINGTSTKKYKDRDWDSYRNHTVGFVFQSYNLIPHQSILSNVELALTISGVHRQERRERARQALEQVGLVQHVNKRPNQLSGGQMQRVAIARALVNNPRILLADEPTGALDSETSIQIMDLLKEVAQDRLVVMVTHNPELAHQYATRIVELHDGSVISDSDPLPDDQVPIRRARHRTFGKASMGLLTSLSLSFNNLRTKKARTALTSFAGSIGIIGIALILSVSTGVNRYIDRIQRETMTSYPITIQQQSFDLNKIVDSAQETQKEAKAHKDLKAIQPDDSSVKGASSLTSSITQNNLTDFKKYLDNPKSEIHQYVGSVGIQYSYATKFSVFGHDPDGKLVSADKVTMGGQDDASSTASQMATANTDSDMGDIQSMQMSYLTGKTEKNKAPEIFGEIMPGADAKTTISKVVTDNYQVVNGTWPKAKDQVVLVLDKNNQMPVTSLYKLGILPSSQYTDMMNKLNSGQEVKVDTKPIEYAKAMDQKLSLVPAADQYAKGTDGHYHYIGDNTDQMTKAADQGLQLHIVGIVRPNQGAKATPLKVGVGYTRQLTDYLIDQAKTSPIVTDQEADQGHSVLNGMAFAPADDAAKANDAKAYIASLGVSQKASMAQEIMKGSAAMAGQDAQGLGQSRAGAAARAQGSAGIPTGASAEQQTAQAFDQYIATAPQDALVAIYNQYVSTGTYADNLSDFGLISRDAPSRISIYTDSFENKNSVGDSIKHYNDKAAEKNRIVYTDYVGLMMNSVTTIINVITYVLIAFVGVSLVVSSIMIGIITYISVLERTKEIGILRAMGASKRNVSNVFNAETGLIGLLAGLLGVGITLLLIIPANSIMHHFMGTTEVNAALPASGGVALVILSVVLTLIGGLIPSRKAAKQDPATALRTE; encoded by the coding sequence GTGCTGCAGATCGAACACATCTCTAAACAGTACAAAACGGGGGACTTCGTCCAGCAGGCCTTGAACGATGTCAGCGTCAACCTGCGCGACAACGAGTTCGTGGCCATCCTGGGCCCCTCCGGCTCCGGCAAGACCACCCTGCTCAACATCATCGGCGGGCTGGACCGCTATGACCAGGGCGACCTGATCATCAACGGCACCTCCACCAAAAAGTACAAGGACAGGGACTGGGACTCCTACCGCAACCACACCGTGGGCTTCGTCTTCCAGAGCTACAACCTGATCCCCCACCAGAGCATCCTGTCCAACGTGGAGCTGGCTCTGACCATCTCGGGCGTGCACCGGCAGGAGCGGCGCGAACGGGCCAGGCAAGCCCTGGAGCAGGTGGGGCTGGTCCAGCACGTGAACAAGCGGCCCAACCAGCTCTCGGGCGGGCAGATGCAGCGGGTGGCCATCGCCAGGGCTCTGGTCAACAACCCCCGCATCCTCCTGGCTGACGAGCCCACCGGAGCCCTGGACTCCGAGACCTCCATCCAGATCATGGACCTGCTCAAGGAGGTGGCCCAGGACCGGCTGGTGGTCATGGTCACCCACAACCCCGAGCTGGCCCACCAGTACGCCACCAGGATCGTGGAGCTGCACGACGGCTCGGTCATCAGCGACTCCGACCCCCTGCCCGACGACCAGGTGCCCATCCGCCGGGCCCGCCACCGCACCTTCGGCAAGGCCTCCATGGGGCTGCTGACCTCCCTGTCGCTGAGCTTCAACAATCTTCGGACCAAGAAAGCCCGGACAGCCCTGACATCCTTCGCTGGGTCCATCGGCATCATCGGCATCGCCCTGATCCTGTCGGTGTCCACCGGGGTCAACCGCTACATCGACAGAATACAGCGGGAGACCATGACCTCCTACCCCATCACCATTCAGCAGCAGTCCTTCGACCTGAACAAAATAGTGGACTCTGCCCAGGAAACCCAGAAAGAGGCCAAGGCCCACAAGGATCTCAAGGCCATTCAGCCGGACGACTCCAGCGTCAAGGGGGCCTCCAGCCTGACCAGCAGCATCACCCAGAACAACCTGACAGACTTCAAAAAATACTTGGACAATCCCAAGAGTGAAATCCACCAGTACGTAGGGTCCGTGGGCATCCAATACTCCTACGCCACCAAGTTCTCGGTCTTCGGGCACGATCCGGACGGCAAGCTGGTCTCTGCGGATAAGGTGACCATGGGCGGGCAGGACGATGCCAGCTCCACCGCCAGCCAGATGGCCACAGCCAACACCGACAGCGACATGGGCGATATCCAGTCCATGCAGATGTCCTACCTGACCGGCAAGACCGAGAAGAACAAGGCCCCGGAGATCTTCGGCGAGATCATGCCGGGGGCCGATGCCAAGACCACCATCAGCAAGGTGGTGACCGACAACTACCAGGTGGTGAACGGCACCTGGCCCAAGGCCAAGGACCAGGTGGTCCTGGTGCTGGACAAGAACAACCAGATGCCCGTCACCAGCCTCTACAAGCTGGGCATCCTCCCCTCCAGCCAGTACACCGACATGATGAACAAGCTCAACAGCGGCCAGGAGGTCAAGGTAGACACCAAGCCCATCGAATACGCCAAGGCCATGGACCAGAAACTCTCCCTGGTGCCCGCTGCTGACCAGTATGCCAAGGGGACCGACGGCCACTACCACTACATCGGCGACAACACCGACCAGATGACCAAGGCCGCCGACCAGGGCCTGCAGCTGCACATCGTCGGCATCGTCCGCCCCAACCAGGGGGCCAAGGCCACGCCACTCAAGGTCGGCGTCGGGTATACCCGCCAGCTGACCGACTACCTGATTGACCAGGCCAAGACCAGCCCCATCGTCACCGACCAGGAGGCCGACCAGGGCCACAGCGTCCTCAACGGGATGGCCTTCGCCCCTGCCGACGATGCCGCCAAGGCCAACGACGCCAAGGCCTACATCGCTTCCCTGGGCGTCAGCCAGAAGGCCAGCATGGCCCAGGAGATCATGAAGGGCTCGGCAGCCATGGCCGGCCAGGATGCCCAAGGTCTGGGTCAGAGCCGGGCCGGAGCCGCTGCGAGAGCCCAAGGTTCTGCGGGGATCCCCACGGGGGCCTCTGCCGAACAGCAGACGGCCCAGGCCTTCGACCAGTACATCGCCACCGCCCCGCAGGACGCCCTGGTCGCCATCTACAACCAGTATGTCTCCACCGGCACCTACGCCGACAACCTGAGCGACTTCGGCCTGATCTCCCGGGACGCCCCCTCCCGCATCAGCATCTACACGGACAGCTTCGAGAACAAGAATTCCGTGGGCGACTCCATCAAGCACTACAACGACAAGGCCGCGGAGAAGAACAGGATCGTCTATACCGACTACGTGGGCCTGATGATGAATTCAGTCACCACCATCATCAACGTCATCACCTACGTGCTGATAGCCTTCGTCGGGGTCTCGCTGGTGGTCTCCTCCATCATGATCGGCATCATCACCTACATATCGGTTCTGGAGCGGACCAAGGAGATCGGCATCCTGCGCGCCATGGGCGCCTCCAAGCGGAACGTCTCCAACGTCTTCAACGCCGAGACCGGCCTCATCGGACTTCTGGCAGGTCTGCTGGGAGTGGGCATCACCCTGCTGCTGATCATTCCGGCCAACAGCATCATGCACCACTTCATGGGGACCACCGAGGTGAACGCGGCCCTGCCTGCATCGGGCGGCGTGGCCCTGGTCATCCTGAGCGTGGTCCTGACCCTGATCGGCGGCCTGATCCCCTCACGGAAGGCGGCCAAGCAGGATCCCGCCACCGCCCTGCGCACCGAGTGA
- a CDS encoding FtsX-like permease family protein → MQPVRRVLWHDIRVSLRKSLGRFISIVCLVALGSFALVGLSVTGPDMRQAGNAYLSDHHLADLMVISSYGLDQEDQDAIDTAPGNSGIEYGYLKDVVLKGTDKSLRIYSAPDRISTYELVDGIMPTRPDQIAVDTALAGSHPIGSSIQVDEKADQLGRKVLRHHKLRVVGTVRSTEILSKVNMGPSTAGSGSLDSYAVTTPGAFDSDEYMIARLTFKDLDRTRDHYSDRYIQALQTHKDDLNRILSGRPTARLNAIKAPLKQKLDQGQAQVDRSRAELEGNRQQLDQARRDLDQGAQGIQSAKNQLAAKTVQAQAAIDQGQQEVDLSSAELARKQKQYQSSANQVAQGRQQADQGQQAIDQGQAKLDGSRQQLEGGKAQADQAVAQAQAAQKQCRQGIAQVTGLIQAIDAQLAAPGLTPQQQEELNRRKTGLQAQLAELNRQSPQIDALAAKAKAGRDAFMTNQYTPGMAQIAANQQTLDAKRQELTQARAKVEEGERQLAQGKAQLDQGSAQLAQGRAKLAQARQQLAGSRASAQGRIDQAQATLDQKTAEYRTKLDKFKRESPDAQKRIDDSQKKLNKAADQLSRLEKPVYALDSRREAPGSEGYKVYASVSFIVDSLAKVFPYFMYLVAALVTFTTMTRFVDEERINAGTLKALGYRDRDVMAKFLVYGGAASALGALLGIIAGHTLLPWIVYQAYVHAFDMPPIHYGFHLPITLLACLLAFLSAVVPAFLSAWRELREKPSALLLPKPPSAGSKIFLERIPLIWNRLSFTHKVTARNIFRYKQRMLMTIFGVCGSVALLMAGFGVQGSISAINEHQFGQVIRYDLIAAENSQATSDQRQSIKKRLEKPDVSRSLNVRYEEMSKTAGHNADKQSITMIAPASAEHLDDFIRMDTRSGHKPLSLKGDGVILSERIAQLTGTKVGDRITLQDSGGRDRAMRVDGICEMYLGHFVFMSPSAYRTVFHQDFSPNAHLVTFKDSSAENTRRQAASFMRIDGIQGVVQNTTLMSQIDTVVRSLNMIMQVLIIVATLLALVILYNLTNLNVEERIRELSTIKVLGFYDREVTMYIYRETILLSAIGVLAGYGFGAWLHRYIITTVPPDNVLFDPSISWVAFVVPLVMITVITAGLGWMVNNKLKHVDMLEALKSVD, encoded by the coding sequence ATGCAGCCTGTCAGGAGGGTGCTCTGGCACGACATCCGGGTCTCCCTGCGCAAGTCCCTGGGACGGTTCATCTCCATCGTCTGCCTGGTGGCGCTGGGTTCCTTCGCCCTGGTCGGGCTGAGCGTGACCGGGCCGGACATGCGGCAGGCCGGCAACGCCTACCTGTCCGACCACCATCTGGCCGATCTGATGGTCATCAGCAGCTACGGGCTGGACCAGGAGGATCAGGATGCCATCGACACCGCCCCCGGCAACTCCGGCATCGAATACGGATATCTGAAGGATGTGGTGCTCAAGGGCACCGACAAGAGCCTGCGCATCTACTCCGCCCCCGACAGGATCTCCACCTATGAGCTGGTCGACGGAATCATGCCGACCAGACCCGACCAGATAGCGGTCGACACGGCCCTGGCCGGGAGCCACCCCATCGGCAGCAGCATCCAGGTGGATGAGAAGGCCGACCAGCTGGGCAGGAAGGTCTTGAGGCACCACAAGCTGCGCGTGGTGGGCACGGTCAGGTCGACCGAGATCCTGAGCAAGGTCAACATGGGCCCCTCCACAGCCGGATCCGGATCCCTGGACTCCTACGCCGTGACCACGCCCGGGGCCTTCGACTCGGACGAGTACATGATCGCCCGCCTGACCTTCAAGGACCTGGACCGGACCAGGGACCACTATTCCGACCGGTACATCCAGGCCCTGCAGACCCACAAGGACGATCTGAACAGGATCCTTTCAGGCCGCCCCACAGCGAGGCTGAACGCCATCAAGGCCCCCCTGAAGCAGAAGCTGGACCAGGGGCAGGCCCAGGTGGACCGGTCCAGAGCGGAACTGGAAGGGAACCGGCAGCAGCTGGACCAGGCCAGGAGGGATCTGGACCAGGGCGCCCAGGGCATCCAGTCCGCCAAGAACCAACTGGCCGCCAAGACGGTGCAGGCCCAGGCGGCCATCGACCAGGGACAGCAGGAGGTGGATCTGAGCTCGGCTGAGCTGGCCCGAAAGCAGAAGCAGTACCAGTCCTCCGCCAACCAGGTGGCCCAGGGCAGGCAGCAGGCCGATCAGGGTCAGCAGGCCATCGACCAGGGACAGGCCAAGCTTGATGGTTCCCGCCAGCAGCTGGAGGGCGGCAAGGCCCAGGCCGACCAAGCTGTAGCCCAGGCCCAGGCAGCGCAGAAGCAATGCAGACAGGGCATCGCACAGGTCACCGGCCTCATTCAGGCCATCGACGCCCAGCTGGCCGCCCCCGGGCTGACCCCCCAGCAGCAGGAGGAGCTCAACCGCCGAAAGACCGGGCTCCAGGCCCAACTGGCCGAGCTCAACCGGCAGTCGCCGCAGATCGATGCCCTGGCAGCCAAGGCCAAGGCGGGCCGAGATGCCTTCATGACCAACCAGTACACCCCCGGCATGGCCCAGATTGCGGCCAACCAGCAGACCCTGGACGCAAAGCGGCAGGAACTGACCCAGGCAAGAGCCAAAGTGGAAGAAGGCGAGCGCCAACTGGCCCAGGGCAAGGCCCAACTCGACCAAGGCTCAGCACAGCTGGCCCAGGGCAGGGCCAAGCTGGCCCAGGCCCGGCAGCAGCTGGCCGGCAGCCGTGCCTCAGCCCAGGGGCGGATCGACCAGGCCCAGGCCACCCTGGATCAGAAAACCGCGGAATACCGGACCAAACTGGACAAGTTCAAGAGGGAGAGCCCGGACGCCCAGAAGAGGATCGACGACTCCCAGAAGAAGCTGAACAAGGCGGCTGACCAGCTGAGCCGGCTGGAAAAGCCGGTCTACGCCCTGGACTCTCGTCGTGAGGCGCCCGGTTCGGAGGGCTACAAGGTTTACGCCTCCGTCTCATTCATCGTGGACTCGCTGGCCAAGGTCTTCCCCTACTTCATGTACCTGGTGGCTGCCCTGGTCACCTTCACGACCATGACGCGCTTTGTGGACGAGGAGCGGATCAACGCCGGAACGCTCAAGGCCCTGGGCTACAGGGACCGGGATGTCATGGCCAAGTTCCTGGTCTACGGCGGAGCGGCTTCGGCCCTGGGCGCCCTCCTGGGCATCATCGCCGGCCACACCCTGCTGCCCTGGATCGTCTACCAGGCCTATGTCCACGCCTTCGACATGCCGCCCATCCACTACGGCTTCCACCTGCCCATCACCCTTCTGGCCTGCCTGCTGGCCTTCCTGAGCGCCGTGGTCCCCGCCTTCCTGAGCGCCTGGCGGGAGCTGCGCGAGAAGCCGTCGGCCCTCCTCCTGCCCAAGCCGCCCAGCGCCGGTTCGAAGATCTTCCTGGAGCGCATACCCCTGATCTGGAACCGGCTCAGCTTCACCCACAAGGTCACCGCCCGGAACATCTTCCGCTACAAGCAACGGATGCTGATGACCATCTTCGGGGTCTGCGGTTCGGTGGCCCTCCTGATGGCCGGTTTCGGCGTGCAGGGGTCCATCTCCGCCATCAACGAGCACCAGTTCGGCCAGGTGATCCGCTACGACCTGATCGCCGCCGAGAACAGCCAGGCCACATCCGACCAGCGGCAATCCATCAAAAAACGGCTGGAAAAGCCCGATGTGAGCCGCTCCCTGAACGTGCGCTACGAGGAGATGAGCAAGACAGCCGGCCACAACGCCGACAAGCAGTCCATCACCATGATCGCGCCGGCCAGCGCCGAACATCTGGACGACTTCATCCGCATGGACACCCGGTCCGGGCACAAGCCCCTGAGTCTCAAGGGCGACGGCGTGATCCTCTCCGAAAGGATCGCCCAGCTGACAGGGACCAAGGTCGGCGACAGGATCACCCTGCAGGATTCAGGCGGCAGGGACAGGGCCATGCGGGTGGACGGCATCTGCGAGATGTATCTGGGGCACTTCGTCTTCATGAGCCCATCGGCCTACAGGACCGTCTTCCACCAGGACTTCTCGCCCAACGCCCATCTGGTCACCTTCAAGGACTCCAGCGCGGAGAACACCAGAAGGCAGGCCGCCTCCTTCATGCGGATCGACGGGATCCAGGGGGTGGTGCAGAACACGACCCTGATGAGCCAGATCGACACCGTGGTCAGGTCCCTGAACATGATCATGCAGGTGCTGATCATCGTGGCCACCCTGCTGGCCCTGGTCATCCTCTACAATCTGACCAACCTGAACGTGGAGGAGCGGATCCGCGAGCTGAGCACCATCAAGGTGCTGGGCTTCTACGACCGCGAGGTGACCATGTACATCTACCGGGAAACCATCCTTCTTTCAGCTATCGGCGTCCTGGCCGGGTACGGGTTCGGAGCCTGGCTGCACCGCTACATCATCACCACCGTTCCACCGGACAACGTCCTCTTTGACCCCTCCATCAGCTGGGTGGCCTTCGTTGTGCCTTTGGTCATGATTACGGTCATCACGGCCGGACTGGGCTGGATGGTCAACAACAAGCTCAAGCATGTGGATATGCTGGAGGCCCTCAAGTCGGTGGACTAG
- a CDS encoding ABC transporter ATP-binding protein, giving the protein MGYIDVIGETKRYVTGETTIVANNEVTFSIEKGELVVILGASGAGKSTVLNILGGMDTCNEGQVIVDGKDIAGYDARQLTTYRRYDVGFVFQFYNLVANLTARENVELASEIVDDAADPVQTLVDVGLGDRIDNFPAQLSGGEQQRVAIARAVAKNPKILLCDEPTGALDYRTGKQVLRILQDQCRKKGATVVIVTHNAAIAPIADRVIRMHDARVQAVQTNDSPEDIENVEW; this is encoded by the coding sequence ATGGGCTATATCGACGTCATCGGAGAGACGAAACGGTATGTGACCGGCGAGACGACCATCGTGGCCAACAATGAGGTCACCTTCTCCATCGAGAAGGGCGAGCTGGTGGTCATCCTCGGCGCCTCCGGGGCTGGCAAGTCGACCGTGCTGAACATTCTGGGCGGCATGGACACCTGCAACGAGGGCCAGGTGATCGTGGACGGGAAGGACATCGCCGGCTACGACGCCCGGCAGCTGACCACCTACCGCCGCTACGACGTGGGCTTCGTCTTCCAGTTCTACAATCTGGTGGCCAACCTGACCGCCAGGGAGAACGTTGAGCTGGCCTCGGAGATCGTGGACGATGCCGCCGACCCTGTCCAGACCCTGGTTGACGTGGGCCTGGGCGACCGGATCGACAACTTCCCCGCCCAGCTTTCCGGCGGCGAGCAGCAGCGTGTGGCCATCGCCCGGGCCGTGGCCAAGAACCCCAAGATCCTGCTCTGTGACGAACCCACCGGAGCCTTGGACTACCGGACCGGCAAACAGGTGCTGCGCATCCTCCAGGACCAGTGCCGCAAGAAGGGCGCCACCGTGGTCATCGTCACCCACAACGCGGCCATCGCCCCCATCGCCGACAGGGTCATCCGCATGCACGACGCCCGGGTCCAGGCCGTGCAGACCAATGACAGCCCCGAAGACATCGAAAACGTGGAGTGGTGA
- a CDS encoding ABC transporter ATP-binding protein, which produces MLQCSRLSFTYEGASQPSLKEVSCRMGQGRLTVVTGPSGCGKTTLSRVINGLIPELYEGKLEGECLIGGEPTTARPIYRLSEQVGSVFQNPKTQFFTTDVRSELAFPLENTGVQPEAIRERIDQVADLFGITQLLDRDIFSLSGGEKQMIAIASSCMMDPQILVLDEPSGNLDVEAVASLAQILGRLKDRGLTMVLIEHRLYYLDGLADDFLVMKDGRLTEHLTPAAMRGLDGPSRQAMGLRALDLDATENACAPARVIDDRTPDLLRVRNLTYAYHHDQPPALDVDDLTLSSDDITGIIGRNGAGKSTFASVLTGLLKPGDRSEISLNGTKQTARERVEDSYMVFQDVNYQLFSETVEGEMLLGAKRTDLFEEVARKLDLERLLGRHPNTLSGGEKQRVAIAAAILSGKRLVVLDEPTSGLDLLHMNQVTGMIRYMRSLGVMVVVISHDQEFLAQTCQRFITFRQGRPVRDSRKLGNLLQAL; this is translated from the coding sequence ATGTTGCAATGTTCCAGGCTTAGCTTCACCTACGAGGGTGCCAGCCAGCCATCCCTCAAAGAGGTCTCCTGCCGGATGGGCCAGGGAAGGCTGACCGTGGTCACCGGGCCGAGCGGTTGCGGCAAGACCACCCTGTCCAGGGTCATCAACGGCCTGATTCCCGAACTCTACGAGGGCAAGCTGGAGGGAGAGTGCCTGATCGGGGGCGAGCCCACCACGGCCCGGCCCATCTACCGGCTTTCGGAGCAGGTAGGATCGGTCTTCCAGAACCCCAAAACCCAATTCTTCACCACCGACGTCCGCAGCGAGCTGGCCTTCCCCCTGGAGAACACCGGGGTCCAGCCGGAAGCCATCCGGGAGCGCATAGACCAGGTGGCCGACCTCTTCGGCATCACCCAGCTCTTGGATCGGGACATCTTTTCCCTGTCCGGGGGCGAGAAGCAGATGATCGCCATCGCCTCCTCCTGCATGATGGACCCTCAGATCCTGGTCCTGGACGAGCCTTCGGGCAACTTGGACGTCGAAGCGGTGGCCAGCCTGGCGCAAATTTTGGGCCGCTTGAAGGACCGGGGCCTGACCATGGTCCTGATCGAACACCGCCTCTACTACCTGGACGGCCTGGCCGACGACTTCCTGGTCATGAAGGACGGCAGGCTGACAGAGCACCTGACCCCTGCCGCCATGAGGGGGCTGGATGGTCCGAGTCGCCAGGCTATGGGGCTGCGGGCCCTGGACCTGGATGCGACCGAGAATGCGTGCGCCCCTGCCAGGGTCATCGATGACAGGACCCCCGACCTGCTCCGGGTCAGGAACCTGACCTATGCCTACCATCACGACCAGCCTCCTGCCTTGGATGTGGACGACCTGACCCTGTCCAGCGATGACATCACCGGCATCATCGGCCGCAACGGTGCCGGCAAGAGCACCTTCGCCTCGGTCCTGACCGGACTGCTCAAGCCTGGCGACAGGTCGGAGATCAGCCTGAATGGGACGAAACAGACCGCCAGGGAGCGCGTCGAGGACTCCTACATGGTCTTTCAGGATGTCAACTACCAGCTCTTCAGCGAGACCGTTGAGGGCGAGATGCTCCTTGGAGCCAAACGGACCGACCTCTTCGAGGAGGTGGCACGAAAGCTGGACCTGGAGCGGCTCCTGGGCCGACACCCCAACACCCTCTCTGGCGGGGAAAAGCAACGGGTGGCCATCGCGGCCGCCATACTGTCGGGCAAGCGCCTGGTGGTTCTGGACGAGCCCACCAGCGGCCTGGACCTGCTCCATATGAATCAGGTGACCGGGATGATCCGCTACATGCGCTCCCTGGGGGTCATGGTGGTCGTCATCTCGCACGACCAGGAGTTCCTGGCCCAGACCTGCCAGCGGTTCATCACCTTCCGCCAGGGCAGACCGGTCAGGGACAGCCGGAAACTGGGCAACCTCCTGCAAGCCCTCTGA
- a CDS encoding energy-coupling factor transporter transmembrane component T: MRPISIYTRFLLVIFANALIFVTLPTPLVLAINIYFCSFQVIVGRVRKGQAWLLVCLVFALGASLAMVFPENLPGHYLLFLFVGVGRILPLVLVAAFMMGTTKVSELVYLLRKIHAPQWLVIPVSVLFRFFPTVRHDYAQIRRAMKFRGIAVTTGDMVRHPMRTMEYIYVPLLNNATNVASDLTSAALTRGIGDPGPKTSIQRIAFTRLDALMCALGLVLMGCGAYVAMFQA; the protein is encoded by the coding sequence ATGAGGCCCATCTCCATCTACACCAGATTCCTGCTGGTCATCTTCGCCAACGCCCTGATCTTCGTCACCCTCCCCACTCCGCTGGTCCTGGCCATCAACATCTACTTCTGCAGCTTCCAGGTCATCGTGGGCAGAGTGAGGAAGGGCCAGGCCTGGCTTCTGGTCTGTCTGGTCTTCGCCCTGGGCGCCTCCCTGGCCATGGTCTTTCCCGAGAACCTGCCGGGGCATTACCTGCTCTTCCTCTTCGTCGGCGTAGGCAGGATCCTCCCCCTGGTGCTGGTGGCGGCCTTCATGATGGGCACCACCAAGGTCTCGGAGCTGGTCTACCTGCTGCGCAAGATCCATGCCCCCCAGTGGCTGGTCATCCCCGTCAGCGTCCTCTTCCGCTTCTTCCCGACCGTCAGGCACGACTACGCCCAGATCAGACGGGCCATGAAATTCAGGGGGATCGCGGTCACCACCGGCGACATGGTCCGGCATCCGATGCGAACCATGGAGTACATCTACGTTCCCCTGCTCAACAACGCCACCAACGTGGCCTCCGACCTGACCTCGGCCGCCCTGACCAGGGGGATTGGCGACCCCGGTCCCAAGACCTCCATCCAACGGATTGCCTTCACCAGACTGGATGCGCTCATGTGCGCCCTGGGTCTGGTCCTTATGGGATGTGGAGCCTATGTTGCAATGTTCCAGGCTTAG
- a CDS encoding MptD family putative ECF transporter S component gives MKALKTKDLVNVGIFTALYFVSMAVGNFITVFLAGLVMPGLSSLFIPAVVGLVSGPVYMLMIRRVPRFGAITIVGVIMGLFLLVFGHFALSFIPYAFCGLLADLVQSSLRESRPNLARYLSYVILTFGCTGPVLPLWFMKDAYVASLVRRGKSQEYINGVFAPITGATFLVCILATLVGALLGAWIGARIVDRHFNRIPAKQ, from the coding sequence ATGAAAGCACTGAAGACAAAAGACCTGGTCAACGTCGGCATTTTCACGGCCCTCTACTTCGTCAGCATGGCGGTGGGCAACTTCATCACCGTCTTCCTGGCTGGCCTGGTCATGCCCGGCCTGTCCTCCCTCTTCATCCCCGCTGTGGTGGGGCTGGTCTCCGGCCCGGTCTACATGCTGATGATCCGCCGGGTGCCCAGGTTCGGGGCCATCACCATCGTCGGCGTCATCATGGGCCTCTTCCTGCTGGTCTTCGGTCACTTCGCCCTCTCCTTCATCCCCTACGCTTTCTGCGGCCTGCTGGCTGATCTGGTTCAGTCCTCCCTCAGGGAGAGCCGTCCCAACCTGGCCCGCTACCTGAGCTACGTCATCCTCACCTTCGGCTGCACCGGCCCCGTCCTGCCCCTCTGGTTCATGAAGGACGCCTATGTGGCCAGCCTGGTCCGCCGCGGCAAGAGCCAGGAGTACATCAACGGCGTCTTCGCGCCCATCACCGGAGCCACCTTCCTGGTCTGCATCCTGGCCACCCTGGTCGGCGCCCTGCTCGGGGCATGGATAGGCGCCCGGATCGTCGACCGGCATTTCAACCGGATCCCCGCCAAGCAATGA